A region of Streptomyces sp. TG1A-60 DNA encodes the following proteins:
- a CDS encoding HEXXH motif-containing putative peptide modification protein → MSALSPEALVALGGIADHQRLRTSRITSVLANCLGSSALDYAVAHHLLEGAEHAARARDANRLAWYRCTTVGDLTHLSAGPHIVLNPRTADLLRSEISETAYYLVGPDTSPAPPEALGLVRAAIASATEHGFGILLTQQAAVICLLNRRRLDETLHSWALTRLPGTVFTDYTAHPEVLARDLIHEAAHNWLNDALAAHDVRLPTDVTFFSPWRGTDRPVFGFLHACWAFALTVLYAREARRSATGAVARFLDTHLRHQAVQFAAATEQMEQALSYVTAHEIRERIGHAVGKVVGPAGSEASPCCL, encoded by the coding sequence ATGAGCGCTCTCTCCCCGGAAGCCCTGGTCGCCCTCGGTGGCATCGCTGACCATCAGCGCCTACGGACCAGCCGTATCACCTCCGTGCTCGCCAACTGCCTCGGCTCTTCCGCCCTCGACTACGCCGTGGCCCACCATCTACTTGAAGGCGCCGAACACGCGGCGCGCGCCCGGGACGCGAACCGCCTCGCCTGGTACCGCTGTACGACGGTGGGAGACCTGACCCACCTGTCGGCCGGCCCGCACATCGTGCTCAACCCGCGCACCGCGGACCTGCTCCGCTCGGAGATCTCCGAAACCGCGTACTACCTCGTCGGCCCTGACACCAGCCCCGCCCCACCCGAGGCCCTTGGCCTCGTTCGTGCCGCCATCGCCTCCGCGACCGAGCACGGATTCGGGATCCTGCTCACCCAGCAGGCCGCCGTCATCTGCCTGCTCAACCGTCGCCGACTCGACGAGACCCTCCACAGCTGGGCCCTCACCCGCCTCCCGGGCACCGTCTTCACCGACTACACCGCCCACCCCGAGGTCCTGGCCCGCGACCTGATCCACGAGGCCGCCCACAACTGGCTCAACGACGCCCTCGCAGCACACGACGTGCGCCTCCCTACGGACGTCACCTTCTTCTCGCCCTGGCGAGGCACTGACCGTCCCGTCTTCGGATTCCTCCACGCGTGTTGGGCGTTCGCCCTCACCGTGCTCTACGCACGAGAGGCGCGGCGCAGCGCCACGGGCGCCGTCGCACGCTTCCTCGACACCCACCTGCGCCACCAAGCGGTTCAGTTCGCTGCCGCCACCGAGCAGATGGAACAGGCCCTCTCGTACGTAACCGCACACGAGATCCGTGAACGGATCGGTCACGCCGTCGGCAAGGTCGTGGGTCCAGCGGGATCAGAAGCATCACCATGTTGCTTGTAG